One Gemmatimonadota bacterium genomic region harbors:
- a CDS encoding glycosyltransferase family 4 protein, whose amino-acid sequence MRIVQISPYSWDAPGGVQVHIRQLSRQLRERGHEVLVLAPGDQPGFREDARIVGRPYAVSVNGSVARLCFSRRSSRVIAKALDTFVPDVIHVHDPLTPSTSMLGVLHKNAPVVATFHSYFARDHVEGRVYTALAPLLRPVWRRVDRRLAVSAAARDSVCSRMGPAAIEIVPNGADVDVFANAQPAALGDGRKLLFVGRLEPRKGFPVAIRAFAQLAPEFPDLRLVVVGDGEDRRAVDLLTPELRARVDMAGKVSYEALPTFHQAADVFISPATGSESFGIVLVEAMAAGLPLVASDIVGYREVARHEREGLLVTPSDPAALAQGVRRLLERPSLAAALGAAGAHRARSFRWDRIVDRLERIYDGVMVRERRVSPPERSRPVPLSIDGAPVAAARWSSTVDEWVAQADG is encoded by the coding sequence ATGCGCATCGTTCAGATTTCCCCGTACAGCTGGGACGCCCCCGGGGGCGTGCAGGTACATATCCGCCAGCTGTCGCGTCAGTTGCGCGAGCGCGGGCACGAGGTCCTGGTGCTCGCCCCGGGCGACCAACCCGGCTTTCGTGAGGATGCCCGAATCGTCGGGCGCCCGTATGCCGTCAGCGTGAACGGATCGGTCGCGCGCCTCTGTTTTTCCCGACGATCATCGCGCGTGATCGCCAAGGCGCTCGACACCTTCGTTCCGGACGTGATCCATGTGCACGACCCCCTGACGCCGAGCACGTCGATGCTGGGGGTCCTGCACAAGAACGCGCCGGTGGTGGCCACGTTCCATTCCTACTTCGCGCGTGATCACGTCGAGGGTCGGGTCTACACGGCGCTTGCGCCCCTGTTGCGGCCCGTCTGGCGGCGGGTGGATCGCCGGCTCGCCGTCAGTGCCGCCGCGCGTGACTCGGTTTGCTCGCGCATGGGGCCTGCAGCGATCGAGATCGTCCCCAACGGGGCAGACGTCGACGTGTTTGCAAATGCCCAGCCCGCCGCGCTCGGCGACGGGCGCAAGCTACTGTTTGTCGGTCGACTGGAACCGCGCAAGGGATTCCCGGTGGCGATCCGGGCCTTTGCCCAACTCGCGCCGGAGTTTCCCGACCTGCGGCTCGTCGTCGTGGGCGACGGCGAGGATCGGCGGGCGGTGGACCTGCTCACGCCCGAGCTGCGCGCGCGCGTGGACATGGCGGGCAAGGTCTCCTACGAGGCCCTGCCTACGTTCCACCAGGCGGCGGACGTGTTCATTAGTCCAGCGACCGGGAGCGAGAGTTTCGGGATCGTACTCGTCGAGGCGATGGCGGCGGGACTCCCCCTCGTTGCCAGCGATATCGTCGGCTACCGTGAGGTCGCCCGCCACGAGCGTGAGGGGCTGCTCGTCACCCCGTCAGACCCGGCGGCGCTCGCGCAGGGCGTGCGGCGCCTGCTGGAGCGCCCAAGCCTGGCAGCAGCGTTAGGCGCGGCGGGGGCGCACAGGGCACGATCGTTCCGGTGGGATCGCATCGTCGACCGGCTGGAGCGCATCTACGACGGTGTGATGGTGCGGGAGCGCCGGGTGTCTCCTCCGGAACGTTCGCGCCCGGTCCCCCTGTCGATCGATGGCGCCCCGGTCGCCGCGGCACGGTGGTCGTCCACCGTCGACGAGTGGGTGGCGCAGGCCGATGGCTAA
- a CDS encoding amidohydrolase family protein: MHPPDPPLHMRRLLLGLLVVPALGAQPRTISPTIRAYVSHDAPVIAIRDVRVLDGTTAPPREGQTVLIRGDRIAAVGASGSVAVPPEAQVIDGRGHTLIPGLVGLHDHMYYSSAAGGSMKMMLQSYPRLFLGAGVTTVRTAGSTDSYQELNTRAAIERGVIPGPTMFVTGPYLQGPGPGPGAMHPVDGPEDARRMVRYWAEEGVTWFKAYTQISRAALGAAIDEAHARGVRVTAHLCSVGYREAVALGIDNLEHGLFANTEFFRNKQPDVCPTAGDSAVFAQAGVENPDVQRTIQEMLARKVSLTSTLAVYETSTPSRVPRDQRVLDALMPEAAQAVGRWYDSAANAKDAVARDVLRKTMAFEVAYLRAGGLLAAGSDPCCLHVIAGYGDQRNYELLVEAGLSPVEAVAVMTRNGARVLGIDKDVGTVEAGKQADLVLLRGNLTESPTVIRNTVTVFRRGTGFDSRRLIESIKGQVGIK; the protein is encoded by the coding sequence ATGCATCCCCCCGACCCGCCTCTCCACATGCGTCGCCTCCTCCTTGGACTCCTGGTCGTACCGGCCCTCGGCGCACAACCGCGCACGATCAGCCCCACGATACGCGCCTACGTCTCGCATGATGCGCCGGTGATCGCCATCCGCGACGTGCGCGTCCTGGATGGCACAACCGCGCCGCCTCGCGAGGGACAGACGGTGCTCATTCGCGGCGATCGCATAGCCGCCGTCGGGGCCAGTGGGTCCGTGGCAGTGCCCCCGGAGGCACAGGTGATCGACGGCCGCGGGCACACCCTGATTCCCGGGCTTGTCGGACTGCACGACCACATGTACTACAGCTCGGCAGCAGGTGGCTCCATGAAGATGATGCTGCAGAGTTACCCGCGGCTCTTCCTCGGCGCTGGCGTCACCACGGTGCGGACGGCCGGCAGCACCGACTCCTACCAGGAGCTCAATACCCGTGCCGCCATCGAGCGTGGGGTGATCCCCGGGCCGACGATGTTTGTCACTGGCCCGTACCTTCAGGGCCCAGGGCCAGGGCCGGGCGCCATGCACCCAGTGGATGGCCCGGAGGACGCCCGCCGCATGGTGCGCTACTGGGCCGAGGAGGGGGTCACCTGGTTCAAGGCGTATACCCAGATCTCACGGGCCGCGTTAGGCGCCGCCATAGACGAGGCCCACGCGCGTGGCGTGCGGGTCACCGCACACCTGTGCAGCGTCGGATACCGCGAGGCCGTCGCCCTTGGCATCGACAATCTCGAACATGGACTCTTCGCCAACACCGAGTTCTTCCGGAACAAGCAGCCCGACGTGTGCCCCACGGCGGGGGACTCGGCGGTCTTCGCCCAGGCCGGCGTCGAGAACCCGGACGTCCAGCGCACGATCCAGGAGATGCTCGCCCGCAAGGTGTCGCTGACCTCGACGCTGGCCGTGTACGAGACCTCCACGCCGTCGCGCGTCCCCCGTGACCAGCGCGTGTTGGACGCTCTCATGCCCGAAGCGGCCCAGGCGGTTGGCCGTTGGTACGACAGCGCGGCCAACGCAAAGGACGCCGTCGCCCGTGACGTGCTGCGAAAGACCATGGCGTTCGAGGTGGCCTACCTGCGGGCCGGCGGCCTGCTCGCGGCCGGTTCGGACCCATGCTGCCTCCATGTCATCGCGGGGTACGGGGACCAGCGCAACTACGAACTGCTGGTCGAGGCGGGGCTGTCACCCGTCGAGGCCGTGGCGGTCATGACCAGAAACGGGGCGCGGGTCCTCGGAATCGATAAGGACGTGGGCACCGTGGAAGCTGGCAAGCAGGCGGATCTCGTGCTCCTCCGCGGGAACCTGACCGAGTCGCCGACGGTCATACGGAACACGGTGACCGTCTTTCGGAGGGGGACCGGTTTCGACTCCCGCCGCCTGATCGAGTCCATCAAGGGACAAGTCGGGATCAAGTAA
- a CDS encoding lysophospholipid acyltransferase family protein yields the protein MIPSALAIRWGIWLSGRVPAAVVRGGARLAGRIAGTVARGRRRTIATNMDHLVADRAMRGRLGRLVLPNMVEAVTDLWRLPTLDRDALDRLVDVRGLEHLDAAVAAGHGVILATAHLGPYELAGAWLAHRGYVVHAMVERMPEETGAALAAYRSSTGMQLLDRSSGPRGLLRVLKAGEVAALVCDRMVGAGAPGQVVPFGRGFREIPVGPASFALASGARIVTGSIVRNPLGPGRYQLSLDPPVDPAGHTVVTLTTLIGERLSAMATAHADEWYVFQPAWRNDG from the coding sequence GTGATCCCGTCGGCGTTGGCCATTCGGTGGGGAATATGGCTCTCGGGCCGTGTCCCGGCCGCCGTGGTGCGTGGTGGTGCGCGCCTCGCGGGACGGATCGCCGGGACCGTGGCGCGGGGTCGGCGCCGCACGATAGCGACCAACATGGATCACCTCGTCGCGGATCGCGCGATGCGCGGGCGGCTTGGCCGGCTCGTCCTCCCCAACATGGTCGAGGCGGTCACCGACCTCTGGCGGCTCCCCACCCTCGACCGTGACGCACTCGACCGGCTCGTGGATGTGCGCGGACTGGAACATCTGGATGCGGCAGTGGCCGCCGGCCACGGGGTGATATTGGCGACCGCACATCTGGGCCCGTATGAACTGGCGGGAGCCTGGTTGGCACATCGCGGGTATGTGGTGCATGCCATGGTCGAACGGATGCCGGAGGAAACCGGCGCGGCGCTCGCCGCGTACCGCTCCTCCACAGGTATGCAACTACTCGATCGTTCCTCAGGCCCGCGCGGTCTGCTGCGGGTTCTCAAGGCCGGTGAGGTGGCAGCGCTTGTCTGCGACCGAATGGTCGGCGCTGGCGCGCCCGGTCAGGTGGTGCCCTTTGGCCGTGGGTTCCGAGAAATCCCGGTCGGCCCCGCCTCATTCGCCCTCGCCTCGGGGGCACGTATCGTGACCGGGTCGATCGTCAGAAATCCTCTGGGACCCGGGCGCTACCAACTGTCGTTGGACCCTCCCGTGGATCCCGCCGGCCACACCGTCGTCACGCTGACCACCCTCATCGGGGAACGGCTATCCGCCATGGCCACCGCGCATGCGGACGAGTGGTATGTCTTCCAGCCGGCGTGGCGCAATGACGGCTGA
- a CDS encoding multicopper oxidase family protein translates to MIRRAFLLVVASAALPLGAQSAPPPGWREPRCPFGTAPFATPLCTELVPTPDLNGVRGMLELRWIPTPFGVAVRADGSLRHYLVARFEGLPEPSRLGGVVLVAWGYDLTHAREVRLGEVRNGATALGELPFEYFRVIVSAEPSRRGSTRRGRLVARATSPNSLMLAHRDAMAPMMAPSPGTHAGHDMGWPMPPVDPRLAPSAMAHDPPSVAPWQPDTAGRRVIPRRPTETMQVRDGDTLDLTAGLIRRTVAGRSFVLYGYNGQSPGPLIRAERGARVVVRFTNELDLPSTIHWHGLRHDWRDDGVPHVSQEPVAPGGTHVYHLHFPDAGIYWYHPHVREDIQQELGLYGNILVGRRARAGVRVHREEVLALDDFLVADGDRVMPFGADTASHALMGRIGNVLLVNGEPRYHLAVGRGAVVRFYLTNVSNARLFNLRIPGARMKLVGSDLGDFEREAWVESVVIAPAERYVVEVHFPRAGRYALVNSVRWLDHMQGTSALVDDTLGTVTTGPQSAGPNYAAPFATLREHRDVQRELVPLRAALSRPPDRTLTLGMQLTGVSPSMVAMLTGIAMPLDWNDAMPMMNWALTAREVTWTLRDDAGSTNMGIHWRFRVGDKVKVRLVNDPTVTHAMAHPIHFHGQRFVVLSRNGAPNANMAWKDTAVLPAGETMDILLDLTNPGTWMMHCHIAEHLGTGMMGMFSVEP, encoded by the coding sequence ATGATTCGACGCGCGTTTCTCCTCGTGGTGGCCAGTGCGGCGCTCCCGCTCGGCGCCCAGTCGGCGCCACCGCCGGGATGGCGCGAACCCCGGTGCCCGTTTGGCACCGCGCCGTTTGCCACGCCCCTCTGTACAGAACTGGTGCCAACACCGGACCTCAACGGCGTTCGGGGCATGTTGGAGTTGCGCTGGATTCCCACACCGTTTGGCGTGGCGGTGCGTGCCGATGGTTCGCTCCGTCATTACCTCGTGGCGCGGTTCGAGGGGTTGCCCGAGCCGTCCCGGTTGGGCGGAGTGGTGCTGGTCGCCTGGGGTTACGACCTCACCCACGCGCGGGAGGTGCGCCTGGGCGAGGTGCGGAATGGGGCCACAGCGCTCGGTGAGTTGCCGTTCGAGTACTTCCGGGTCATTGTGAGCGCCGAACCATCCCGTCGGGGATCGACCCGGCGCGGCCGGCTGGTGGCGCGGGCGACGAGCCCAAACTCCCTGATGTTGGCGCACCGGGACGCGATGGCGCCGATGATGGCGCCGTCGCCAGGGACGCACGCCGGGCATGACATGGGGTGGCCGATGCCTCCCGTGGATCCGCGACTTGCGCCGAGTGCCATGGCGCATGACCCCCCGTCGGTGGCCCCGTGGCAGCCGGATACCGCGGGTCGTCGCGTGATCCCCCGTCGCCCTACCGAGACCATGCAGGTGCGGGACGGCGATACACTGGACCTCACCGCGGGGCTGATCCGGCGCACCGTCGCCGGGCGCAGTTTCGTGCTGTATGGCTACAACGGGCAGTCGCCGGGGCCCCTCATCCGGGCGGAACGCGGTGCGCGTGTCGTCGTCCGCTTTACCAACGAGTTGGACCTGCCGAGCACGATCCACTGGCATGGCCTGCGGCACGACTGGCGCGACGATGGCGTACCGCACGTGTCGCAGGAGCCGGTGGCGCCGGGAGGCACCCATGTGTACCACCTGCATTTTCCCGATGCCGGGATCTACTGGTATCACCCGCACGTCCGCGAGGATATCCAGCAGGAGTTGGGGCTGTACGGCAACATCCTGGTGGGTCGCCGCGCGCGGGCGGGGGTGCGTGTGCATCGCGAGGAGGTCCTGGCCCTCGACGACTTCCTCGTGGCCGATGGCGATCGCGTGATGCCCTTTGGTGCCGACACCGCGTCCCATGCCTTGATGGGGCGTATCGGTAACGTGCTCCTCGTGAACGGGGAGCCACGCTACCACCTGGCCGTGGGTCGTGGGGCCGTCGTGCGCTTCTACCTCACCAACGTCTCGAACGCACGACTCTTCAACCTCCGGATCCCGGGCGCGCGGATGAAACTGGTCGGCTCCGACCTCGGCGACTTCGAGCGCGAGGCGTGGGTGGAATCGGTTGTGATAGCGCCGGCCGAGCGCTACGTGGTCGAGGTGCACTTCCCGCGGGCCGGGCGGTACGCCCTGGTGAACAGCGTGCGGTGGTTGGACCACATGCAGGGCACAAGCGCCCTCGTCGATGACACGTTAGGCACCGTGACGACCGGCCCGCAATCGGCGGGACCGAACTACGCGGCGCCCTTTGCGACCCTGCGCGAACACCGCGACGTCCAGCGCGAGCTAGTCCCCCTCCGCGCCGCCCTGTCGCGTCCCCCCGACCGGACCCTCACGCTCGGGATGCAACTCACCGGCGTGTCCCCGTCCATGGTCGCTATGCTCACGGGGATTGCCATGCCGCTGGACTGGAACGACGCGATGCCCATGATGAACTGGGCCCTGACCGCTCGCGAGGTGACCTGGACCCTCCGCGACGACGCCGGGTCGACCAACATGGGGATCCACTGGCGCTTCCGCGTCGGCGACAAGGTCAAGGTGCGCCTCGTGAACGATCCCACCGTGACCCACGCCATGGCCCACCCGATCCACTTTCATGGCCAGCGCTTCGTGGTGCTCTCGCGCAACGGCGCCCCGAATGCGAACATGGCGTGGAAGGACACGGCCGTGTTGCCGGCCGGTGAAACGATGGACATCCTCCTGGACCTCACCAACCCCGGCACCTGGATGATGCACTGCCACATCGCCGAGCACCTTGGTACGGGGATGATGGGCATGTTCAGCGTGGAACCATAG
- a CDS encoding MFS transporter translates to MTAELAGRVPLAADASLGSVVRRPGFLLLVLGQTISQLGDKLHHMALIALVGAGAQVETGGIELAKLSVVFTAPVVLFGPLAGALVDRWNKRAVMLVCDLLRTLVVCLIPWLYATTGHLWAVYAMAFLVFLLGIFFNSAKMALIPDLVERHQLLAANAALTSVGRVATVVGIVGGGMLIGLPVWRRLGWSDYAAGFYLDALSFLVSTLALLGIILLTAPAAPAATSRRRAVRGIRALAADVRESIRVIHHTPGLRFAFGSLILLGGFASTVYVAMTVSVQTVMGRGTAGVGILGGVLAAGMVLGSVVVGSVARSLSRTTVIESGIGVIGLLMLVGGTFFSYGVLLPVAFLGGAMLGPVMIAQDTLLHEHAPADARAVLFSTKDLLLAGVFAVSAFLVGGAVYLLGRVGVAEPYRWSLGAVGGVMLAALPVLRTIRPDQTHS, encoded by the coding sequence ATGACGGCTGAACTCGCCGGCCGCGTGCCGCTGGCGGCGGACGCCTCGTTAGGCTCCGTGGTCCGGCGCCCCGGGTTCCTGTTGTTGGTCCTCGGCCAGACCATCTCCCAGCTGGGCGACAAGCTGCACCACATGGCGCTCATCGCACTCGTCGGGGCTGGCGCCCAGGTCGAAACGGGCGGGATCGAGCTCGCCAAGCTCTCGGTGGTCTTTACGGCGCCGGTCGTCCTGTTCGGGCCGCTGGCGGGGGCTCTGGTCGACCGGTGGAACAAGCGCGCCGTGATGCTGGTGTGCGACCTGCTGCGGACCCTGGTCGTGTGCCTGATCCCGTGGCTGTACGCGACGACCGGCCACTTGTGGGCCGTCTACGCGATGGCATTTCTCGTCTTCCTGCTCGGGATCTTCTTCAACTCGGCCAAGATGGCCCTGATCCCCGACCTCGTTGAGCGACACCAACTCCTCGCCGCAAACGCCGCACTGACGAGCGTGGGGCGCGTGGCCACCGTGGTCGGCATCGTGGGCGGCGGGATGTTGATCGGCCTCCCCGTGTGGCGCCGCCTGGGGTGGAGTGACTATGCCGCCGGCTTCTACCTGGACGCCCTGTCGTTCCTCGTCTCCACGCTCGCCCTGCTCGGCATCATCCTGCTGACGGCCCCAGCCGCACCGGCCGCGACCAGTCGACGCCGCGCCGTCCGCGGGATTCGCGCGCTTGCCGCAGATGTCAGGGAATCCATCCGGGTCATCCACCACACTCCCGGACTGCGTTTCGCCTTTGGATCGCTCATCCTGCTCGGAGGATTCGCCAGCACGGTGTACGTAGCCATGACCGTGTCCGTGCAAACCGTCATGGGCCGCGGCACGGCAGGGGTCGGGATTCTCGGTGGAGTCCTGGCGGCTGGTATGGTGCTGGGATCGGTCGTGGTCGGATCGGTGGCGCGGAGCCTGTCCCGCACCACGGTGATTGAGAGTGGCATCGGCGTCATTGGCCTGTTGATGCTGGTCGGCGGGACGTTCTTCAGCTACGGGGTACTCCTGCCCGTGGCCTTTCTGGGAGGGGCGATGCTCGGACCTGTGATGATCGCGCAGGACACGCTGCTACATGAGCACGCGCCCGCCGACGCGCGCGCCGTATTGTTTTCCACGAAGGACCTGTTGCTGGCCGGCGTGTTCGCCGTCTCCGCCTTCCTGGTGGGCGGTGCGGTCTACCTGCTGGGGCGCGTCGGTGTCGCTGAACCGTATCGATGGAGCCTTGGTGCCGTGGGCGGGGTAATGCTCGCGGCACTACCCGTCCTGCGCACGATCCGGCCGGACCAAACCCACAGCTGA
- a CDS encoding CHAD domain-containing protein: MADAGLEASVLHAPGQVGVRTVARVLAARVAEAHVGLQQGADPEALHDFRVSVRRLRSWLRSHRAALGRRDLKRPLRALRAVAHATNAPRDAEVFAAWLDDTMDGLTARQKAGAAWLRQQLAAPPEKRLAAREAADVDEALAELERMLPVYRVTLHLDGEVLEPTFARALSVAVRRASSRLQRRLRDLADPQAAGPVHQARIAGKRLRYLLEPLAPHIAGAPEAIADLKQMQDAFGDLHDAHVWLAHVREAAEAHLAEEARRLWESGDEESSSPPGAGPDIRPGLVAITRVLRERLREGHQSARAAWTGAAAEPFFERIHAVAVACESVPPADTEIERKYLLLAVPEHWPEGDTIFIDQGYLPGERLVERVRRTRSRAGERFHRTVKSGVGLSRLEIEEECARELFDALWPLTAGRRVTKRRHRVLHDGLTWEIDEFTDRDLVLAEVELPSADHPVTVPDWLEPVVARDVTGDPAFANSTLAR; this comes from the coding sequence ATGGCTGATGCCGGACTCGAAGCCTCCGTGTTGCATGCCCCGGGGCAGGTGGGAGTGCGCACCGTGGCTCGCGTGCTCGCCGCGCGGGTGGCGGAAGCCCATGTTGGTCTGCAACAGGGTGCGGATCCGGAGGCGCTCCATGACTTCCGGGTTTCCGTGCGGAGGCTCCGCAGCTGGTTACGCAGCCATCGCGCGGCGCTCGGTCGGCGCGACCTGAAGCGCCCGTTGCGCGCCCTCCGGGCCGTGGCCCACGCGACCAACGCGCCGCGTGATGCCGAGGTGTTCGCCGCGTGGCTGGACGACACCATGGACGGCCTGACCGCGAGGCAAAAGGCCGGCGCTGCCTGGCTGAGGCAGCAGCTCGCCGCACCACCGGAGAAGCGACTGGCCGCCCGCGAAGCGGCCGACGTGGACGAAGCCCTCGCAGAGCTCGAGCGCATGCTGCCTGTGTACCGGGTGACCCTCCACCTCGATGGGGAGGTGCTCGAGCCGACCTTCGCCCGGGCGCTCTCGGTGGCCGTGCGCCGGGCGAGTTCCCGGCTTCAACGTCGACTCCGGGATCTCGCTGATCCCCAGGCGGCGGGGCCGGTCCACCAGGCGCGAATTGCCGGCAAGCGGCTCCGCTACCTGCTCGAACCTCTGGCGCCTCACATCGCCGGGGCGCCCGAGGCTATTGCGGACCTCAAGCAGATGCAGGATGCATTTGGGGACCTGCACGACGCCCATGTCTGGCTGGCGCACGTACGTGAGGCGGCCGAGGCACATCTGGCCGAGGAGGCGCGCCGATTGTGGGAGTCCGGCGACGAGGAGTCGTCGTCGCCGCCCGGTGCCGGACCCGACATTCGTCCCGGTTTGGTTGCCATCACACGCGTCCTGCGCGAACGCTTGCGCGAGGGACACCAGTCGGCGCGCGCGGCGTGGACCGGCGCGGCAGCCGAGCCATTCTTCGAGCGCATCCATGCAGTGGCCGTCGCCTGCGAGTCAGTCCCTCCCGCAGACACTGAAATCGAACGGAAGTACCTCCTGCTCGCGGTGCCGGAACACTGGCCCGAGGGCGATACGATCTTCATCGACCAGGGCTACCTCCCCGGTGAGCGCCTCGTGGAGCGCGTCCGGCGTACCCGGTCGCGAGCGGGTGAGCGTTTTCACCGGACCGTGAAGTCCGGGGTGGGGCTCAGCCGGTTGGAGATCGAGGAAGAGTGTGCACGTGAGCTGTTCGACGCACTCTGGCCACTCACTGCCGGCCGGCGGGTGACGAAGCGCCGACACCGGGTGCTCCACGATGGGCTGACCTGGGAAATCGACGAGTTCACCGACCGGGACCTGGTCCTCGCCGAGGTGGAGCTACCGAGCGCGGATCACCCGGTGACGGTGCCCGACTGGCTGGAGCCGGTGGTGGCACGCGACGTCACGGGCGACCCGGCATTCGCCAACTCGACGCTCGCCCGTTAG
- a CDS encoding prepilin-type N-terminal cleavage/methylation domain-containing protein, protein MRPRHGLTLIELLLVMLVISILAGIGYGRWQDAKARGFKATMTADLAELRIAEEGFWAENQRYSTDTTQLDWSPTSQVQVSISSVDLTAGYDAQATHTALPGVFCDMYVGRATGTRPSGEVECK, encoded by the coding sequence ATGCGACCTCGTCACGGCCTGACACTCATTGAACTCCTGTTGGTCATGCTGGTCATCTCCATCCTGGCGGGTATCGGGTACGGCCGTTGGCAGGACGCCAAGGCCAGGGGGTTCAAGGCGACGATGACGGCAGACCTGGCCGAGCTGCGGATTGCGGAAGAGGGGTTCTGGGCGGAGAACCAGCGGTATTCCACGGACACCACGCAGCTGGACTGGAGCCCTACCAGTCAGGTACAGGTGTCGATCAGTTCCGTGGACCTCACCGCCGGCTACGACGCCCAAGCGACACATACGGCGCTCCCCGGCGTATTCTGTGACATGTACGTGGGCCGTGCGACTGGCACGCGCCCCAGCGGAGAGGTTGAATGCAAATGA
- a CDS encoding glycosyltransferase family 4 protein → MSSPSVCIVTNDFPPRIGGINDYVHQLARRLPEGRVTVFTSSYRGAAEFDRRFVHEVVRLKTEMMLPTPGVRRELHAVLRARRPDLVLFGALWPLGHMGPALHRKLGIRYGGFSHGLELTGALIPGVLSHIGRPASLVTAVSDWARRKLEPAFGWDGRMPLLPSGIDTGHFHPGVSDHEVRMRHGLGDDPVVCCVSRLVARKGQDLLIRAWPQVVSAVPRARLLIVGGGPYDARLRAMAAASPVAARITLTGAVSYAELPAHFRAGDVFAMPCRARWFGLDIEALGAVFLQGAAVGRAVVAGDSGGAPEAVRAGETGLVVDPTSHTALAAALIELLTDAPRRARMGAAGAAWVHSEWTWDAMTARLRALMDAAVR, encoded by the coding sequence ATGTCGTCGCCATCCGTGTGTATCGTCACGAATGACTTCCCACCCCGGATTGGTGGGATCAATGACTACGTCCACCAGTTGGCGCGGCGACTCCCCGAGGGGCGGGTGACGGTCTTTACCTCGTCCTACCGCGGTGCCGCGGAGTTCGACCGCCGCTTCGTGCATGAGGTGGTTCGGCTCAAGACCGAAATGATGCTGCCGACCCCGGGCGTGCGGCGCGAATTGCACGCGGTGCTGCGCGCCCGACGTCCGGACCTCGTCCTGTTTGGCGCCCTCTGGCCGCTGGGGCACATGGGGCCAGCGCTTCACCGCAAGCTGGGCATTCGGTACGGTGGTTTTTCCCATGGCCTCGAGCTGACGGGTGCGTTGATCCCCGGCGTGCTCTCGCACATCGGACGCCCGGCGTCGCTGGTGACCGCCGTCAGCGACTGGGCGCGACGCAAGCTTGAGCCGGCGTTCGGCTGGGACGGTCGCATGCCACTTCTTCCCTCCGGCATCGACACCGGTCACTTCCACCCGGGCGTCTCGGATCACGAAGTGCGGATGCGCCATGGCCTGGGGGACGATCCCGTTGTGTGTTGCGTCTCGCGACTCGTGGCCCGGAAGGGGCAGGACCTGTTGATCCGTGCCTGGCCACAGGTCGTGTCCGCCGTCCCCCGGGCTCGGCTGCTGATCGTTGGGGGCGGCCCGTACGATGCCCGGCTCCGCGCGATGGCGGCGGCGTCACCGGTGGCCGCGCGCATCACCCTCACCGGCGCAGTGTCGTATGCCGAACTCCCCGCCCATTTTCGTGCCGGGGACGTGTTTGCCATGCCGTGTCGCGCCCGGTGGTTCGGGCTCGACATCGAGGCGTTAGGCGCTGTGTTCCTGCAGGGGGCGGCGGTCGGTCGGGCGGTGGTGGCCGGCGACTCCGGAGGGGCGCCCGAAGCCGTGCGCGCTGGGGAGACCGGGCTGGTGGTCGATCCCACGTCGCACACGGCGCTCGCGGCGGCTTTGATCGAACTCTTGACCGATGCACCACGCCGGGCGCGCATGGGGGCGGCGGGTGCCGCGTGGGTCCACAGCGAATGGACGTGGGACGCGATGACCGCGCGGTTGCGCGCCCTGATGGACGCCGCGGTGCGATAG
- a CDS encoding GNAT family N-acetyltransferase: protein MADLLFRYATRADIPALNALIRESAAALSAGFYTEQETDAAIRYVFGVDTMLVDDQTYFVASLEGSDVACGGWSRRGALYGGDQRRMEEAPLLDPQLDAARIRAFFVSPRYARRGIGRQMLDHCIAAAVAEGFSALELMATLPGVPLYEQCGFRELERVVDTMPNGVGVRFVRMRRELPRPDAE, encoded by the coding sequence CTGGCTGACCTTCTTTTTCGCTACGCGACCCGCGCGGACATTCCTGCGCTCAACGCCCTGATTCGCGAATCCGCCGCTGCCCTCAGCGCGGGCTTCTACACCGAGCAGGAAACAGACGCCGCGATTCGGTACGTCTTTGGCGTGGACACGATGCTCGTGGACGACCAGACCTACTTCGTGGCGTCGCTGGAGGGTTCGGACGTGGCGTGCGGCGGCTGGAGCCGACGCGGTGCGTTGTACGGCGGGGACCAGCGCCGGATGGAAGAGGCCCCGCTCCTCGACCCACAGCTCGACGCAGCGCGTATTCGTGCGTTCTTCGTTTCCCCCCGGTATGCGCGACGGGGCATTGGTCGGCAGATGCTCGACCATTGTATAGCGGCCGCAGTCGCGGAGGGGTTCTCGGCCCTCGAACTGATGGCGACCCTCCCCGGCGTACCCTTGTACGAGCAGTGCGGTTTTCGCGAGTTGGAGCGCGTCGTCGACACCATGCCGAACGGGGTGGGCGTCCGTTTCGTGAGGATGCGACGCGAGCTGCCGCGGCCGGACGCCGAGTGA